ACGGCCCTGATTGCGAAGCCGTTCGATGTGCGCGAGTATCTCGAACAGGTGCGGCGTCTGCTGGACGCGCCGCCGGCCGCCGCCACTCGGTAAGGACCCCGCGCAGCCACGCGGCTGCGCAGGTCCTGCCATTATTTCACCCGGTCAGAGATGCGCCCAGTCCCGACACAATTCACGGCGTGGCCACCACGTGCGGCGCAGTGGCTGCTGGTGTGTGCGGCGAGCTTCGCTCTGGCCTGCCGACCCGAGCCGAAGCCGGTCTGGCGCGTCGGCTTGCTGGGAACACTCGAGGGCCGTCTGGGCGAGGCGTCGGGTTTGCCGGCCGAGCGTGGCGCGCGCATTGCCGTCGACGAATTGAACGCGGCGGGCGGCGTGGTCATCGGTGGCGTGGCCCATGAGGTGCGGCTCATCTCGCGCAATACCGGCGCACGATCGGACGAAGCAGCGGCGGCCATGCGCGCATTGATCAATCGCGATTCGGTGGACGTGGTTGTGGGCCCGCAGTTCAGTCGACTGGCCGTCACCGCCGCGGTGGTGGCCGACGCCGCCAACGTCCCGATGATTGCGCCGATGGCCTCGAGCCCGGCGGTGACGGAGGGTCGACCGCTGGTGAGTCGCATGGCCTTCCTCGACGCCGTGCAGGGTGAAGTGCTGGCGCGGTTCATCTTCGATTCACTGGGTGTGCGCCGCGCTGCGGCCATGCACAACGCGGCAAGTGCCTACGGTGGAGAAATCGTTGCGTTGTTCGGCACCACCTTCGAGGAGCTCGGTGGCCGGTTGGTGGCGCGCGAAACCCACGCCGCTGATGACACCACCGCGCATGTGCCCGAGGTAGGTCGCCTGTTGGCTCAGGCTCCCGAGGTGCTGCTGCTGCCCGATCTGTCACCGCGCGACAGTGTGATGCTGCGTCGCTTGCGGGCATCCGGATTCCGTGGTCGCGTGTTGGGCAGTGACTCATGGGACGCGGTTTCCATGGCGCGCATTCCGGATCTGAGTGGCACCATCATCGTGGCCAACTGGGATCGCCGCGCCGAGCGTCCGGGCGCGCAATACTTCATGCAGCAGTGGTTCGCAGAGCCGAAGGCCGAGGCGCCGCGTGCGGCGGCCGTGGCCACATACGACGCCATTCATCTGCTCGCGCGCGCGGCCACGCGCGCCGGTGTGCGCAGCGGCCGTGCGTTGGCTGACAGCGTGCATCACTTCGGTGCCTACGAAGGGGCCATGGCCAGCTACACCTTTGGCGGCAACGGCAATCCGAAGCGCAGTGCCACCATACTCGAGGTTCGCGGTGACTCGACCCTGCTGCGCGCGGTGATCGAGCCGCGCCGATAAGGTCATGTTTCCACTGAGCACACGTCTGTCGCGCAGCTTTCCGGCCCGCCTGTCGGCGGCCGTGTTTGCCGTGGGCGTCTTGCTCGTGGGTGTCAGTGGGGCCCTGGCCTACCGTGCGGCAGAGCGCGCGCTGCGGGAGCGTTTGCTGGCGCAGTTGGAAGGTCAGGCGTCGGAAGATGCCACGCGACTCACGGAGTGGCTGGCTCGTCAACGCGAGGCCGTCGTGCTGCTGGGCCGCGAACTGGCGTTGCACGGTGGTCCGGTTCCCCGTACGCCGGACCCGGTGCGCTGGCAGGGGCTGCCGCCCATCGTACTGGCCGCCGAAGAGATGCAGGTCATTGCCGCGTCGGGTGGGCAGGTGGTGCGGTCCACCAATCCGGCTACCCTCGGCAGTTATGCCGTGGGCGAAGAGTACTTCACGCGCGGCCTTGATACCACGTTCGTCAAGTCCATTTACTATGCGGGTGGCACTGGACGGCCCCGACTCACCGTAGCCACGCCCATCCGCCGCGGTGACAGCACACTGGCGGTGCTGGCGGTGCATCTGGACCTGGCGCAGATGGAGAATACGCTGCGTCGACGGGCTCCGAACACCGAAGGATCCGACCGCAGCAGACAGTCGGGTGCCGTGCGACGTGTGGGCAGCATCACGCCGCAGCCTCCCACCATCGAAGCGTATCTCATCAACGATCTCGCCGACTTCGTGTCGGCGGCGCGCTTTGGCCGCGAAGGGGTGGAGCGCGGTGTGCACAGCGTGGCCATCGATTCGGCGCTGGCTGGCACCATGGGGTCGGGTCTGTACACCGACTATGCTGGCAAGCCGGTCGTCGGGGCGTGGCGCTGGATACCGGAACTTCAGCTCGCGCTCATTCTCGAGACGCCACAGGTTGAGGCCTTCGCACCGGCGCGCGCGCTCATGGGTTACTCGCTTGTGCTCGGACTTGCGGCCACTGCGCTCATGGCATTTGGCGTGGTGGCCATCACGCGACGGTTTTCGCGTCCCGTGCTCAGTGTGGCCCGGGCGGCGGAGGCGGTGGCGGGCGGAGATTTCTCGGCCAATGCACCGGAAGCCGGTCACGACGAGGTGGGGCAGCTGGCGCGGTCATTCAATGTGATGACGGCGCGCCTGCGCTCGTTGTATGCCAGTCTCGAGACGCAGGTCGACGCCACGCAGGCGGCGCTGGACAAGGCGCAGGCCAGTCGCGAGCTGTTGCAGGACGTGGTGAACAACACGTCCACGCTGGTGCTTGTCGTGGGTCTCGACGGTCGTGTGCGACTGGCCAACGCGCGGCTTGCGTCGCTCTCGGGCATTGCGGCGGATGCGGCCGTGGGTCGTGAAGTGCACGCG
This portion of the Gemmatimonas sp. UBA7669 genome encodes:
- a CDS encoding ABC transporter substrate-binding protein, whose amino-acid sequence is MRPVPTQFTAWPPRAAQWLLVCAASFALACRPEPKPVWRVGLLGTLEGRLGEASGLPAERGARIAVDELNAAGGVVIGGVAHEVRLISRNTGARSDEAAAAMRALINRDSVDVVVGPQFSRLAVTAAVVADAANVPMIAPMASSPAVTEGRPLVSRMAFLDAVQGEVLARFIFDSLGVRRAAAMHNAASAYGGEIVALFGTTFEELGGRLVARETHAADDTTAHVPEVGRLLAQAPEVLLLPDLSPRDSVMLRRLRASGFRGRVLGSDSWDAVSMARIPDLSGTIIVANWDRRAERPGAQYFMQQWFAEPKAEAPRAAAVATYDAIHLLARAATRAGVRSGRALADSVHHFGAYEGAMASYTFGGNGNPKRSATILEVRGDSTLLRAVIEPRR